The genomic segment CTCAGGGAATCTTTCAGGTTCAACAAAAAGTTGCGGGGGCATTGGGAATCGATCCAAAGAATGTCCGTATTATGTCTTACTTTGTGGGCGGTGGCTTCGGTTGTAAAGGATCGGCTTGGTCGCACGTGCCACTAGCGGCGATCGCAGCACGGCAAGTTAATCGCCCAGTAAAATTAGTTCTGGGACGGATACAGATGTATGGGCCTGTCGGCTTTCGACCGGAGACAATTCAACAAGTTTCTCTCGGTGCAACCCACGAAGGAAAATTGACTGCACTCCGACACGCCGGGACTTCACAGACTTCAACTTTCGATGAATTTATCGAGCCTGTTGGTAAAAGCACCCGCATGATTTACGCTTGCCCACATATCGAAACCAGTCACCGTCTGGTTCAGCTCGATCAAGGAACACCAACCTTTATGCGGGCCCCAGGCGAAGCTTCTGGGTCATTTGCCCTAGAATCGGCAATGGATGAACTAGCTTATGCGCTCAATATCGATCCTATCGAGCTGCGTTTGCGTAACTATGCTGAAGTTGATCCTACTAAAAAACTCCCTTGGTCGAGCAAATCATTGAGAGAGTGTTACAAATTAGGGGCAGACAAGTTTGGCTGGCAAAAGCGCAATCCCAAGCCCCGGTCAATGCGAGACGGTAATTATTTGATTGGTTGGGGTATGGCGACAGCAACTTATCCTACCAACCGTTCTCCGGCATCCGCGATCGCTCAGATTATGGCAGACGGTACAGCCGTTGTACTGAGCGGTTCGCAAGATATTGGCACAGGGACTTATACTGTAATGACTCAAGTTGCAGCTGAGGCACTCGGTCTACCAATTAGCAAAGTCCGCTTTGAATTAGGCGATACGAAGATGCCAGAAACCCCCGTTTCTGGTGGTTCGCAAACTGCCGCCAGTGTCAGTTCGGCGGTGTATTTAGCGGGGAATCAAGCTCGGAGTCAGCTTTTGCAACTAGCACTCGCCGATCAAAAATCACCGCTTTATAGTTCCAATCCTGAGGATGTGATTGCCCAAGATGGCAGCTTTTTCTTAAAAAATAAATCCTCTGCAACCGAAACATATCAGGCTATCTTGGCACGGCATGGAATGAAAATGATCGAAGCGCGTGCAGATGCCAAGCCTGGAGAAGAACAAAAAAAGTTCTCAATGCACGCATTTGGAGCGCAGTTTGCCGAAGTCCGCGTTGAACCTGATTTGGGTGAAGTGCGAGTATCGCGTTGGGTGGGAACTTTTGGCGTGGGACGCATCCTCAATGCTAAAACAGCCAACAGTCAACTAATTGGTGGGATTATTTATGGCATTGGTATG from the Nostoc sp. C052 genome contains:
- a CDS encoding xanthine dehydrogenase family protein molybdopterin-binding subunit — translated: MNTGDTNTVVGKPLNRVDGYLKVTGAARYAAEFPVAKMTYGVTIQSAIAKGKIAQIDTKAAERVPGVLAVITHLNAPKASGEKGGGRKLQVLQDNVVLYSGQHIGVVVADTFERAMYAASLVQVRYDEQKPTINMRENLAKAYLPKGKIPKEEPPDSTHGNVNQGLAAAAVRVEQTYTTPIENHNPMEPHATTAVWQGNQLLLYDATQGIFQVQQKVAGALGIDPKNVRIMSYFVGGGFGCKGSAWSHVPLAAIAARQVNRPVKLVLGRIQMYGPVGFRPETIQQVSLGATHEGKLTALRHAGTSQTSTFDEFIEPVGKSTRMIYACPHIETSHRLVQLDQGTPTFMRAPGEASGSFALESAMDELAYALNIDPIELRLRNYAEVDPTKKLPWSSKSLRECYKLGADKFGWQKRNPKPRSMRDGNYLIGWGMATATYPTNRSPASAIAQIMADGTAVVLSGSQDIGTGTYTVMTQVAAEALGLPISKVRFELGDTKMPETPVSGGSQTAASVSSAVYLAGNQARSQLLQLALADQKSPLYSSNPEDVIAQDGSFFLKNKSSATETYQAILARHGMKMIEARADAKPGEEQKKFSMHAFGAQFAEVRVEPDLGEVRVSRWVGTFGVGRILNAKTANSQLIGGIIYGIGMALMEHTVIDPNLGRVVNHDLAEYHVPVNADIPDIQVLFVDEHDPYINPLGVKGVGEIGITGTAAAIANAVYHATGKRVRDLPITLDKLL